The following are from one region of the Stanieria cyanosphaera PCC 7437 genome:
- a CDS encoding DUF1823 family protein: protein MSNLPPLNTDTIWAILKEEIDDSIVNQLVWYYLGYRYNQATQTWDTSKVNDDWKKDYPEPPDFIANRPPTVKLTRSISQENKQLLKEKLGFQGYKIGEFGPRQTRRATAANWLLSYMQQIGS, encoded by the coding sequence ATGTCAAATCTACCACCATTAAATACAGATACAATTTGGGCAATTCTCAAGGAAGAGATTGATGATAGTATTGTTAATCAATTAGTTTGGTATTATCTTGGTTATCGTTACAATCAAGCAACGCAAACTTGGGATACTAGTAAAGTAAATGATGATTGGAAAAAAGACTATCCCGAACCACCAGATTTTATCGCCAATCGCCCACCAACAGTGAAGTTAACTCGTTCAATTTCTCAAGAAAATAAACAATTATTAAAAGAAAAGTTGGGTTTTCAAGGTTATAAAATTGGTGAATTTGGACCAAGACAGACCCGTCGTGCTACTGCTGCCAATTGGTTATTAAGCTATATGCAACAAATCGGTTCTTAA